The Aedes aegypti strain LVP_AGWG chromosome 3, AaegL5.0 Primary Assembly, whole genome shotgun sequence genome contains a region encoding:
- the LOC5577347 gene encoding epoxide hydrolase 4, with protein sequence MAQSKQYEVLEVISKKQIFKVYLRCMIANLIVLLKWLFECIKCRVHKTTIMRRSIEQVQFPNMQPNFMTESKMGRHSYVKLENTKLHYVEAGNRSNPTVLLLHGFPDCWFGWRYQISELSQYFHVIALDLKGFNDSDKPLWRFDYAPKKICEDLRKFLIAISAKSVSIVGHDLGAIIGWIFAHTNPEMVDKFVSVSTPHPNLLWDNLPRNSPFNRRWLEFVQLPYLPEMEMQHNAERILKKCYPHILKEKMFISGTNGSVINNLMEGYKYTFSQTDDWRGPLNYYRNFMFFRIKDGETLQCPCLIITGNEDRIYKLESVVKSSDYCENFVIKIVDQSGHAPHQEMSTEFNSTLLKFLIGKRMLMRSLESSTATPTRGLVGRVFGGIGAVANNTVKLGNNLKDGYTFATALNNVPNFMLKS encoded by the exons atggctcaatctaAGCAATACGAAGTTCTGGAGGTCATTTCGAAGAAGCAGATCTTCAAGGTGTATCTACGCTGTATGATTGCAAATTTGATAGTGCTTTTGAAGTGGCTGTTTGAGTGCATAAAGTGTCGGGTCCACAAAACCACCATTATGAGAAGATCGATCGAGCAAGTGCAGTTCCCGAACATGCAGCCGAATTTCATGACCGAGAGCAAGATGGGGCGACATTCGTACGTCAAACTAGAG AACACTAAATTACACTACGTGGAGGCAGGAAACCGTAGCAATCCAACTGTGCTGCTCCTTCATGGATTCCCTGATTGCTGGTTCGGCTGGCGATATCAA aTTTCGGAGCTATCGCAATACTTCCACGTCATCGCCCTCGACTTGAAGGGGTTCAACGACTCGGACAAGCCGCTGTGGCGCTTCGATTACGCACCGAAGAAAATCTGCGAAGATTTGCGCAAGTTCTTGATCGCCATCAGCGCCAAGAGTGTGTCGATTGTGGGCCATGACTTGGGCGCCATCATTGGGTGGATTTTCGCGCACACCAATCCGGAGATGGTGGACAAATTCGTCAGCGTCTCTACGCCTCATCCCAATCTGCTGTGGGACAATCTGCCGCGGAACTCTCCCTTCAACCGAAGGTGGCTCGAATTTGTCCAG CTACCTTACCTACCGGAAATGGAGATGCAGCACAATGCGGAGCGTATCCTGAAAAAATGCTATCCCCACATCCTGAAGGAGAAGATGTTCATATCGGGGACGAATGGATCTGTGATAAACAATCTTATGGAAGGTTACAAGTACACGTTCAGCCAAACGGACGACTGGCGAGGTCCGTTGAACTACTATCGCAACTTCATGTTCTTCCGGATAAAGGACGGAGAAACGCTGCAATGTCCATGCCTGATCATCACGGGCAATGAGGATCGGATATACAAGCTGGAATCGGTGGTCAAGAGCTCGGACTACTGTGAGAACTTTGTGATCAAGATTGTGGATCAGTCGGGACATGCACCGCACCAGGAAATGTCGACTGAATTTAACAGCACTCTGCTGAAGTTTCTGATAG GTAAACGAATGCTTATGAGATCGTTGGAAAGCAGCACAGCTACTCCCACGAGAGGATTAGTGGGACGAGTTTTTGGCGGCATTGGCGCAGTGGCGAACAATACGGTGAAGCTGGGGAACAATCTCAAAGATGGCTATACTTTTGCGACGGCTCTCAACAATGTGCCAAACTTTATGTTGAAAAGCTAA